The following coding sequences are from one Chitinimonas sp. BJYL2 window:
- a CDS encoding oxidoreductase-like domain-containing protein, translating into MTDVPAPPQRPIPPDDNLCCKSGCVPCVWDMYDEDLAEYRKALAAWEAAYGPASPPVSVPASPGR; encoded by the coding sequence ATGACAGATGTACCCGCACCGCCCCAGCGGCCTATCCCGCCGGACGATAACCTGTGCTGCAAGAGTGGCTGTGTCCCCTGCGTCTGGGATATGTATGACGAGGACCTGGCGGAGTACCGCAAGGCGCTGGCGGCCTGGGAGGCGGCTTACGGGCCAGCCTCGCCACCGGTCAGCGTGCCGGCATCGCCCGGCCGTTAG